The genomic stretch TCCAGTCAATGAGGTTTTGCCAAAGCCTTTCACAATTTCCTTCCTCTTGGCTCCTCGAGCTTCCAGTCCACATGAGGATTTTCCTGCTCCTCTTGCTTGCCTAATACAAAGCCTTTATGTGCTAGGTGTGTTGTAGCACTCCCAGTCTTGGCCTTGCCAAACTCGAGTAATGTTTTGGTTGATCTTCCAATTGAACAAAGCCCAGCCTGGCTGGCTGCACTGCACCTACCTGGCTGGGCAAATCAGAGGTACAGAGTGGTCCAGTTGAGGTCCAGGAGTGCATGAATGCATGGAATTGAGTAGAAACCAGAGCCAAAGCTGAGTGGTTGGAAAGCAATTTTGTTCTGCTGGGATTCCCccaaaagcagtgcttttaaatgcatctttaatttccttctcaGGACTGGATGGCAGCACCTCTGCCTCAGAAAGGGAACGACTGATTAACCAGTTCAATGATCCCAGTAATGCTTCTGTTTGGCTCTTCCTTTTGTCCACACGGTAAGCTGGCTGCAGAATGACGTGGTGGAGGACTTGCATCGGTCCTCTGTATGCGTGTGGGTTTTCAGTTCTTAGCTTCCTTTGTAACCTGCTCTCAAGAATTTATGGGACGACAGTACCAGCTCCTTCTGAATTCCCTAGAGGTGTCAAATTTTACCCTTAGTCCTCTGCAAACCGTTAATGGCAGTCTTGAAAACCAGATAGAGGGTTGAAGTTGCCTGTAAAACTGTAGGGAAATGTCCATGGACGCATCGTGGTCGTGGCGGCCGTCCCTGCCTCGAAGCTTTAAATGTTGGCCGAGGCAGCGATTGGAaattttgcctttcatttccaGTGCTGGGTGTTTGGGTGTCAACCTGATTGGTGCAAACAGAGTGGTGGTGTTTGATGCTTCTTGGAACCCATGCCACGACGCCCAGGCTGTGTGCCGAGTGTACCGCTACGGGCAGAAGAAGCCGTGCCACATCTACAGATTGGTGTCTGATTACACCCTGGAGAAGAAGATCTATGACCGTCAGATCTCCAAGCAGGGCATGTCAGGTAGGCATGGACATAAGGCTGCTTTTGGCTGTTCCTCCTTTCGGCTCCTCCAAGTCTCGTTTCTCTGTTTTCATAACTTATTTTAAAGGTTGAGAACCAAACAGCCGAAGAAGTTGGCAGAAGGACATCATTCTAAGGCCGAGTTTGATGTTTGAGTCAACAGCGATTTGAGACCCTGCAAGAAAATCAGGGCAGAGCAGTGAGAGTTGTAGAaccagcatcctgcagcagagctgtgctctgcagtgccaTTTACATTCCTTGTTGCTTTCTTGGTTGTAAGAGAGACCAGAAGCTTGAGGGGTGGTGATCCTTCTCCCCATGTGCCTgggcattatttttttaagtagctCTGTACCTCCGTTTCTCTGgcagcaagaaagcaaaaaatagcaAGATAAAAGTACACACTGATATTTTTGACTGATAGAAATTACTCAGGAGCCAAGAATAACGAATTAATTCCCGTTTTAACCTGCCCTCATACCAAAAGGTCTTTTTGTGCTGGTTTGTGCCAGCTGTCAAGCTGCTCTTGTAGCATACGCAGCTGAGGGCTGTAGTGACCCAGAGAGAGTTCTGCTGCCTATGTTCTGCTTTGTCTCAACTATCTGTgccagaggcagcagctcagtgcgCTGCCTTTCCCTCGAGGCAGAGTCTCCTGGTGGCTGGCCTGGCTCCCAGGAGAGTCCTGGGTATGGATGTTTTCTCCATGCTCCACATTCAGGAGAAAACATCCACGCAAAACTTTCAGGCTCTTGCAAGGGAGGGACTGTGGctgcttttctcagcttttgACTCGAGAGTTCTGTGGATTTCAGCACCCTATTGAATCTTTTTGGTGGCATTTTGGTGGGCCAAGTGTTGATGCTGCCACCTTTATGTCCCTAACCTTGTCTGTTTTCAGCCTTAGAACGTGGAGGTTGTGAGATGGGACACCATTTACATTTAGCTTCATGTTCCTGTGTGCCTGCGTTGCATTGCTGTGTGATTTGGGGATAAGACATTTGTCAATCTGACTTGGTCAAACAGACTCATCTCCCAACATGAGGCCTTAACATTTACACAAGGCTTCTGAGGAACATTCAGTTGCAAAGAGGGGAGCTCTGTTAGGACAGGAGCGTAGAAAGGGGAGCAGTGtccatctcttcccttctcAGCTCACACTGTTTCCCTCCCTCTTCCAGATCGGGTGGTGGATGACCTGAACCCAGTGCTGAACTTCACCCGACGGGAGGTGGAAAATCTGCTGCACTTCGTGGAAGAGGAATCTGACCTTGCTCAGCTCTCCCTCAATCCAGGCAAGATGAAGGAGTCAGTTCTACAGTTAGCCTGTCTCAAGTATCCTCACCTCATCACCAAGGTATAAGACCGGCCTGCTGCTTTTCTAGTACAGCACTGTGTAGGCTAGAGGGGGTCTGTTGGAGTTTGGCTGTGTGATGGGGATGTGGTGGCAAGAAGAACACATCAGTATGCTGGtgggaatagaaaaaaattcctccGGAGGGGGTCCTAAGAGACCTGCCCTTTGGTGCAATATCTTTTACACATTGTGAGCCACCTCTGTCCTGGACAGGTTCAGGGGCAGGTGGTAGGGGCGTCTCTTATTTCAACCAGAAAGGAGGCAGTGGTACGTCCTGATTTGCTGCCAGCTCTCTTTCTGAGgtgattttaaaacaatgcaGGGGAAAGCCAGCACTTGGCTCTGCTGGGGAGAGCTCTGCTGGTAGGATGGTGCTGCAGAGTGGACCTGTGGCCGGGTGTTGGTCTCTGGTGCTACGGGACACCTCAGCAGGCTCTGTACTTGCACTCTTAACTTGGCTTGGCAAACACGATGGCTTAGGTGACTCTCAGTCAATCTTCAGGCCGTGCCTTGGTTGCTTCTGCAGTGTGTCCCCGGATACGCTGCGCTCTGATCAGCTCTGCCTCCGCTCCCCTCGTCCCTCTCACTGGGATGGGGACGGGATGGCTGCCGTGCAGGGTGTGTTGGTTCCCTCTTGTGGTGAGTTGGTGAcaaaagctctgtgctgtggggctgcaggagcctTTTCAGCATGAGTCACTGCTGATTGACCGGAAAGAGCACAAGCTGAccaaggcagagaagaaagcagccaAGAAGAGCTACGAGGAGGAAAAGCGAGCATCCGTCCCGTACACTCGGCCGTCCTACGCACAATATTACCCAGCCAGTGACCAGAGCCTGACGAGCATCCCTGCCTTCAGCCAGAGGAACTGGTAAGTGTTTGcatctttcccttcttcctgtgTTGTAGATGAGAAATGAAGGCGCAGAGGGCATTAGCCTTGTCGGTGGGGGCACTGcactttcctctctcctctcacCAGGCGACCAGCCCTCAAAGGCGAGGACAAGCCAGTGGCAAGTGTCCGCCCGGTTCAATCCACTCCCATTCCTATGATGCCTCGGCATGTCCCCTTGGGCAGTGCAGGATCCACCTCAAGTTCCAACCCTGCTGTCAACTTCCCCATCAACTATCTACAGCGAGCCGGTGTCCTTGTGCAGAAGATTGTCACAACCACAGGTGAgttgctgctgctcacaggtgATTGAGCTGTGATGACCGCAGTGAGTTGAGGAGCAGGGTGAACTGCTGATGCCCACGTGGGCTGTGGGTGAACAGATGTTAGAGCAACTGGTGCCACCACTTTGCGTTTGAACAGTTCTCCAGTATGTGGAGGACTTTGCATGCAGGTGTCTAAGGGGTGCATGCTTGGTGGGCTGCTGGGATTGAACTTTGTGAGAGACCAGTGAACACTTCTTCTAGGCAGGAGTCACCAGCTGTCTTTGCTGGGACAGGGGAGATGTTGTACCAGAGTAGCAGGGCTTTGCTTCCTTGAAGcctgtgctgccttctgcacTGCTCAGAAATACACCTGGGGCTTGCTTCTAGCACGGCAGAGAGAGGAGTCAATTGCACTGCAAGCAGAGGGGTTTGTTCCCCTCTCCCAGCTGTGGCTGGCACATGTGTTCACAggcactgtttgttttcttcctccactcCCAGATATTGTGATTCCTGGTACAAACACATCCACTGATGTACAGGCAAGAATCAGTGCTGGTGAGAGCATCCACATCATCCGAGGGACAAAAGGTAAGTCCTTCTGCCTTGGAAAGATTTCTGGGTGGGGAGTTGGCCAATGCTAATTAGCAAAGATGTAAAGGCATCAGTAAGGCTcttgagaggaaagaaacaaggagAGGAGATCTGGACTTCacagtgctctgtgcagcctgtggcATGCTCTTGTAGCTGACACTTTGGGATGCTGCAGCTATGACTGTGTCTGCCCCTGAGAGGAGCTGTTGGATGTTGTTGCTGAGTGTCTCGTTCTCACAGTACCCACTGCATGTAGTGGGGCAGCCAAACACTTTTCCCAGTATTCCCAGGGCAAACTTAGCACCATGAGTATGAGGTTCCACGTTTCCCACTGGGAGTGGGTGATCTCCAACCCAGGAACGCTGAAGAAGAGAGTATGAGGAACGAGGAAGAGGCCAGAAGCCCCCCACTGATCACCCCGCTTGTTCGGTGGGCCTGgccttctgcagcactgctgtcgTGTTCCTGCCCGGGCAGTTTCTCTGCTCAGTGGTTGGAGTCCTCAGCTGAGACCAGGAGCTGGGAATGAAGTGTCCTCCCTCTGTTCCAGGGACGTACATCCGGACCAGCGATGGGCGGATTTTTGCTATCCGGACCACTGGGAAGCCAAAGGGCAACGAAGACCGTCGGACAGCTGCCTCAGGTAGGGCTTGTGAGCGCTCTGCAAGGCTTGCTCATCTGCTTCCACGCCCGAGTGTACGGAGCCTGCTGTTCCCTGGCATTCAGAGctcaccccacagcctccccACGATATTCTTGCCTTTTCTGCCTCTTGGCTCCCAGCTTTCTCTCCGAGGCTGTCCTTCTCACCTACTCCATCTCCTTGTTTGCaggctcccagagctcttcgCTGGAATCCACAAGCAATGGCAGACACAGTGCCTcatccccacagctccccagcGCAGAGGAGCTCACTCGGCCCATATCCCCCGACAGCCCCGAGATCATCAGCGAGCTGCAGCAGTATGCGGAGGCGGCGGCAGCCCGGGAGTCCCGGCACAGCTcccccagcaccactgcagcacagggccaCCCGTCCCGCACCGTCAGTGCGCCCGGCGTAGCAGCCCGAGGAGCTGAGCAGCGCGCGGGGATTCACTGCGTGGCTGACTCCGTGGCTTCAGCCCTGCCAGTCACCAGCCAGCACGTCGATGCCCGCTCCGTGTTGGACTTACGGGGCAACAAGCGCAAGTCGAGCTCGCCGTCGACTCCGGAGGAGCAAACCCgcaggcagcagaagaaacGCCAGCTGCCGTCGTCCGTGCAGCCGTACGAACACGGGTACCCCGTCTCCGGTGGGTTCGCCATGCCTCCTGTCTCTTTAAACCACAACTTAACCCATCCGTTTGCCTCCCAGCCAGGAAACTCCTTGTACATGGTCGCTGGCTCCTCTTACTACCAGCTGCCCAATTTACTCCCAGACCCTCATCTGGTGTTCCCTGTGACTACTGACCCTCTGCTGACAGCCGGCACCGCCAGCTCTTCTGCTGCTACCTCAGCCACCGCCAGCGTCCCCTCATTCATGCTAAGCCCTTCTCTGACGGGGGTGCTGCCCAGTTACTCGCTTCCCTTCACGCAGTCCCTCCTGCCCGAGCCCAGGATGTTCGCTCCTTTCCCAGCCCCCGTCCTGCCCAGCAGCCTTCCCAGGAGCGTGGCATCCGCCTACCCTGGCTTCGTGTCCCCTCATTCGGGCTACCCGGCCGGGGGCTTCCTTCGCTCCCAGGTGCCTCAGTTTGAACCCCAGGAGGTCCCAGAGGTGGGATGCAGCTCTAATGACGAGGACAAAGACGACGATGTTATAGAGATCACAGGGAAATAACGGGCCCGGCTCCCACTCGGTCTCAGCTCCACCGGGAGACAAAAGTTGCAGGACCTCTGTGGGAGTCAGGattccgcccccccccccccccaccccgggCAGTGGGGTGGAGAAGGATGCGAAGGGTGTGGCgtggggttggtttttttctttttgttctgttctgttgtgtttttgggtttttttagccATCGAGGATCTGAATTGTACTGAGGGGCTGGGAGACGGTGGGGGACATAGGGTGGACCTGAAGGCCGGGGGAGCACAAGCCAGGGCTGGAGGGAAGCGGCGATGCAAACCATAGGagtgcctccctccctcccacgccctgtctgtctgtctgtctctgttCTGTCTTGTCCGAAGGGGGAGGCGGCTCGGTGCCCATCGCTGCCCTTCTCAGCCCGGAGGCGCGGTGCTGGCGGGCGCTCTCCCTCTCACACGAACTGCCTTATCCGTGAGCTTCCCTCCCCACGGGAGGTGGGGGCCAGGGGGAGGCTCCAGCGGAGGtcggggggtgggggggtgaaGCGTTTTTACTGGGGGAGcgtgggggggtgggggggaaacTTTCTGTCATGTGTGTTGTAGGGGGAGGGattgatgttaaaaaaaaaaaaaaacaacaaaaaatgaacaacaaaaaagaaaccagacACAAAATCACCCCACAAACGATCTGTCGTCCTTTTCAAATTCACTGCTAAGCAGCACGAGGGCTCCAGGCCCTTCTGGGGCTGGCAACAGAGGTAGGTCCCGTCCCGCAGTGCCcactgtggggctgctgcagtgGGCTCAGCCCCAGGCAGGACAGGGGGCTGCGCCCAGCTGGTGGCTCTGTGATGGAGCCGCTTCCCCCCGCCCTGCACAGAATCTCTACCTTAATTTATTACATGAAGGCGTCATATTTATTGCTTGGGGGACTCTCTCTTTCTAAATTAATTTCCGTATGAAcgcaaaagaaagaaatccgTGAAGCTCTGGCCTCCATCACGCCATGGAGGCTTGTCAGGCTGTCTGGCAGGGGAGCAGCTGAAGCATAGAGCAGGTTGGCTGTGGTTTCATAGCTTCCCTTCATCACGCCGCATCCCAcgggggctgcagagcagctggagggaCAAGGAACCCTCTGGTGCtctcaggagctgctgtgctccttccGCGTGAGGAGACTggatggggaggaaggagaggcagctctgcagcgCTCAGGCGAGCCCTGAGGGCTCTCGGAGTGCAGAATGCCTGGTCGGTGCTcgctgggagcaggcagggcagcgCAGGATGTGCTGCCATCCTCTGGCAGGGCTGCGCGCGCTGGAGACGCGGTATGGAAACAATAAAAGAACTGTTGCGGGGCTTTCCTAGTGTCCTTCTCTGTTCAATGGCCGTTGTCTGTCAAACATAACCACACCGTTTGTAGAAGCCTTAGATCAACAGTTTAGCTATGCAAGTtactttaattattattcttttttttttttaagacaaacattaaaatagtgctttcttctttaacatATCCTAGGAGTTGAAAACCGAGGGGTTCTGAGCAAACTGCTGGACAACTTGTCTTTGGATGcaccatggaaataaaaatcaaacccCCCCACAAAAGTAACAAAGCAAATTAACTGATGGTGTTCATGCAAGTTCCTCCAAAGCCGTGACAGTGCTGCGTTGTGAGTCATGCCCTCCCGTGCTCTGGGTGTCCGCCTGCGCACAGCCCTGTGCCGCTGATGGTTACCAGCGTGCCCCGCTGCCCGCCGCGTCCCCGGGAGGCTGTGGTTGCCGGTGGATTTGGGGATGGGTCGTAGCAAAGGGTGGTCCTAGGGGGGAGAGTGGGAGCGGAGTGGCAGCGGAGCCCCTCCGCAGCCGGCCTTCCTCATGGTCCCTGCGCTGTGTCCCCAAGGTGTCCCCGCTTGGCCCCGTGCCACTGCAGGTGATGGAACTTAGAACGGCTCTGCAGGCggcctccctgcagctcacCAGGTGCCTGCCCCGCTCCCAGGCACCCTTTGGACGCAATGGGGTCCCCCCTTGAAAAGGGTCCGTGTCCCCACGCCCATCAGAGCCTGGCCCAGGGGGGGTGGCCATCAgcgctgcctgcagagctgcagggacagcactgGTGcatctcctccctcctcctcccagcaccGTGGGGTTATGCAGGCTGTTCTTAAGCGGAGGGACCTCTAtgagccctgcagcacctctcccaGGGATCCCCACCCTACATCCCTTCCCTCAGTATGTGGTTCTGCTGCAGGGCTCCTGTCCTGG from Lagopus muta isolate bLagMut1 chromosome 11, bLagMut1 primary, whole genome shotgun sequence encodes the following:
- the RAD54L2 gene encoding helicase ARIP4 isoform X3 gives rise to the protein MRRNIRKLLREDQLEAVTKAAQQEELERRKRLEQQRKDYPATIPTVSPEFLPEDIIFRAAEATQLPPQVLAEEVICLDSTSSGSEDDTKGKNSIKDEVIELSSGEDDALQIVDSSDSGNEGEEDGSEESSGSHVNDALNQSDALGQVIVNINHPPNEEDIFLAPQLAHAVKPHQIGGIRFLYDNLVESLERFKTSSGFGCILAHSMGLGKTIQVISFLDVLFRHTEAKTVLAIVPVNTLQNWLAEFNMWLPAPENLPADYNSKEVQPRTFKVHILNDEHKTTAARAKVVNDWVIEGGVLLMGYEMYRLLSLKKSFATGRKKKTKKQTGPVIIDLDEEDRQQELLKGIEKALSRPGPDVVICDEGHRIKNCHASTSQALKNIRSRRRVVLTGYPLQNNLIEYWCMVDFVRPDFLGSRQEFSNMFERPILNGQCIDSTPQDVRLMRYRSHVLHSLLEGFVQRRGHNVLKVQLPSKEEHVILVRLSKIQRALYTEFMNRFRDAGNSGWLGLNPLKAFCVCCKIWNHPDVLYEALQKENLANEQDLDVDDLGTASTNSRCQPQGVKVKTESNALASPVGEATNSKFLQSVGFNPFQERANQVVTYEWAKDILCDYQTGVLENSPKMVLLFHLVEESVKLGDKILVFSQSLSTLSVIEEFLAKRPMPNPPGSDGGVHNWVRNISYYRLDGSTSASERERLINQFNDPSNASVWLFLLSTRAGCLGVNLIGANRVVVFDASWNPCHDAQAVCRVYRYGQKKPCHIYRLVSDYTLEKKIYDRQISKQGMSDRVVDDLNPVLNFTRREVENLLHFVEEESDLAQLSLNPGKMKESVLQLACLKYPHLITKEPFQHESLLIDRKEHKLTKAEKKAAKKSYEEEKRASVPYTRPSYAQYYPASDQSLTSIPAFSQRNWRPALKGEDKPVASVRPVQSTPIPMMPRHVPLGSAGSTSSSNPAVNFPINYLQRAGVLVQKIVTTTDIVIPGTNTSTDVQARISAGESIHIIRGTKGTYIRTSDGRIFAIRTTGKPKGNEDRRTAASGSQSSSLESTSNGRHSASSPQLPSAEELTRPISPDSPEIISELQQYAEAAAARESRHSSPSTTAAQGHPSRTVSAPGVAARGAEQRAGIHCVADSVASALPVTSQHVDARSVLDLRGNKRKSSSPSTPEEQTRRQQKKRQLPSSVQPYEHGYPVSGGFAMPPVSLNHNLTHPFASQPGNSLYMVAGSSYYQLPNLLPDPHLVFPVTTDPLLTAGTASSSAATSATASVPSFMLSPSLTGVLPSYSLPFTQSLLPEPRMFAPFPAPVLPSSLPRSVASAYPGFVSPHSGYPAGGFLRSQVPQFEPQEVPEVGCSSNDEDKDDDVIEITGK